In the Leptotrichia sp. oral taxon 223 genome, TTTGTGATATACTAAATCATACAAGTTAATTGAACTTAAAAGAAGGGAGAGAACAAAATGAGTGAAAAAAATTTAAAAATTTTAGGATGGCTTGGAACATTACTTTCTGTAATAATGTATGTGTCTTATGTTCCACAAATAATGGGAAATTTGCATGGAAATAAAACATTTTTCCTGCAGCCGCTGGCAGCGACGATTAACTGTACAATATGGACAAGTTACGGACTTTTAAAAGAAAAAAAGGACTATCCCTTGTCAGCAG is a window encoding:
- a CDS encoding SemiSWEET family transporter, with amino-acid sequence MSEKNLKILGWLGTLLSVIMYVSYVPQIMGNLHGNKTFFLQPLAATINCTIWTSYGLLKEKKDYPLSAANLPGVIFGLLATITAF